One genomic window of Candidatus Poribacteria bacterium includes the following:
- a CDS encoding CopG family transcriptional regulator: MKDDRVTIKIPRVLYERLKKAIEGSSYRSVNEFIVYVLRDLIAVSEVKSELSIEAMTREEIERIKEKLRSLGYL, from the coding sequence ATGAAAGATGATCGCGTTACAATTAAAATCCCAAGGGTTCTTTATGAGAGGCTAAAAAAGGCGATAGAGGGATCGAGCTATCGGAGTGTCAACGAGTTTATAGTCTATGTCCTGCGCGATCTGATCGCCGTGAGCGAGGTGAAATCCGAACTATCGATCGAGGCTATGACGAGAGAGGAGATCGAAAGGATCAAAGAGAAGCTCAGATCCCTAGGATATCTCTAG